The following nucleotide sequence is from Chloroflexota bacterium.
CAACAGCCTCCTCCAAGCCTACGAAACCAAAAACCGGACATCAGGAGTTGATCCCCACAGAAAGCTGGACCCCCGTATGGTGACATCTTTCATGATTCAACAGGCCACCGTTGGGTTACCTTCTTAAATGAGTTGACACGACCCGGCCGCAGATGTGCGTGCTTCGCCATTCATGATATAATTTGGCACTGCTTGGGAAGAAAGTGATTGAAGCATTCCTTATTACCTGCACTCACGATCCAGGTACTGTTGATGCCACTTTACATGGCCGAATTCAAGCCACCAATCATTTGCCATCCATGATACCCATGATTGGTTTCGCCTTGAACATGAGACAAGGAAGAGGAGGTGACCCAAAATGCCGGCGCAGTTGATAAGTGGTGCCAAAATCGCTGAGGAGATCCGCGAGGAGCTGAAGGATAGGATAAGGGGCCTCATTAAGAAAGGAACAACTCCCGGGCTGGTTATAGTCAGAGTTGGAGAAGACCCGGCTTCGGTGTCCTATGTCTCCGGCAAGAGCAAGGCCTGTGAGGAACTTGGCATCTATTCAGAGACGCTGGTATTTTCTGAAAACACGGGGGAAAAGGAGCTGCTGGCAAAGATAGAGGGATTGAACAAGAACCCCGGGTTCCATGGGATACTGGTCCAACTCCCCCTGCCCAGGCATATCGATTCAAACAGGGTATTATATGCCATCAACCCACAAAAGGATGTCGATGGCCTTCATCCGGTCAATGTAGGGGAACTGCTTATTGGCGAATCCTGCCTGATACCGTGCACAGCCCATGGGGTCCAGCAACTGCTGGTTCGCAGCGGCAATAGTCCTGAAGGGAAACATGTGGTTATCTGCGGTCGGAGCAATCTTGTGGGTAAACCGCTCATGGCAATCCTGATACAGAAGAGGGATGGGGCCAATGCTACTGTAACAATGTGTCACACTGGTACCAGAGATCTTGCTGCCGTAGTCAGACAAGGGGACATTG
It contains:
- a CDS encoding bifunctional 5,10-methylene-tetrahydrofolate dehydrogenase/5,10-methylene-tetrahydrofolate cyclohydrolase codes for the protein MPAQLISGAKIAEEIREELKDRIRGLIKKGTTPGLVIVRVGEDPASVSYVSGKSKACEELGIYSETLVFSENTGEKELLAKIEGLNKNPGFHGILVQLPLPRHIDSNRVLYAINPQKDVDGLHPVNVGELLIGESCLIPCTAHGVQQLLVRSGNSPEGKHVVICGRSNLVGKPLMAILIQKRDGANATVTMCHTGTRDLAAVVRQGDIVVAAMGSPKAITADMVKEGAVVIDVGVNRIPDPGKKSGFRLVGDTDFDAIKEKAKAITPVPGGVGPMTVTMLMVNTVRAAQMQVRP